A single genomic interval of Microbacterium oleivorans harbors:
- a CDS encoding carbohydrate ABC transporter permease — MTTTAAAPKAGRPEPTQRRRRSKLTLRNTLLGWSFILPNFVGFALLTLVPVITLFYMSLTNWNIFGTANWVGLANFERLLGDGSFRISFVNTLYYAALHIPLTIVASLGLALLLNNKLRGVAFFRTAAFFPYITSIVAIAVVWNLLFSPEYGPINEILRGIGIANPPGWLTSSEWAMPAVVIVSTWRDMGYYMILFLAGLQTVPRELYEAARMDGANAWQRFVNVTLPCLRPTMFFVTVMLTINSFKIFDLILVMTEGGPGQSTLVISQFIYRKGFEENQFGYASAAAVALFFLCIFVTIIQFIWNKRRNV, encoded by the coding sequence ATGACCACCACAGCCGCCGCCCCGAAGGCCGGCCGCCCCGAGCCGACGCAGCGCCGTCGGCGATCGAAGCTGACCCTGCGCAACACGCTGCTGGGGTGGAGCTTCATCCTCCCCAACTTCGTCGGATTCGCCCTGCTGACGCTCGTTCCCGTCATCACGCTGTTCTACATGTCGCTGACGAACTGGAACATCTTCGGCACGGCCAACTGGGTGGGGCTCGCCAACTTCGAGCGGCTGCTCGGCGACGGCAGCTTCCGCATCTCGTTCGTCAACACGCTCTACTACGCAGCGCTGCACATCCCGCTGACGATCGTCGCCTCGCTCGGTCTCGCCCTGCTGCTGAACAACAAGCTCCGCGGCGTCGCCTTCTTCCGCACCGCCGCGTTCTTCCCCTACATCACCTCGATCGTCGCGATCGCCGTGGTGTGGAACCTGCTCTTCAGCCCCGAGTACGGCCCCATCAACGAGATCCTCCGCGGAATCGGCATCGCCAACCCGCCCGGATGGCTCACCTCGTCGGAATGGGCGATGCCCGCCGTCGTCATCGTCAGCACCTGGCGTGACATGGGCTACTACATGATCCTCTTCCTCGCCGGGCTCCAGACGGTGCCCCGCGAGCTGTACGAGGCGGCCCGCATGGACGGCGCGAACGCGTGGCAGCGCTTCGTGAACGTCACGCTGCCGTGCCTGCGGCCGACGATGTTCTTCGTCACCGTCATGCTCACGATCAACTCGTTCAAGATCTTCGACCTCATCCTCGTCATGACCGAGGGCGGGCCGGGTCAGTCGACGCTCGTGATCTCGCAGTTCATCTACCGCAAGGGGTTCGAGGAGAACCAGTTCGGCTACGCCTCCGCGGCGGCCGTGGCGCTCTTCTTCCTCTGCATCTTCGTGACCATCATCCAGTTCATCTGGAACAAGCGGAGGAACGTCTGA
- a CDS encoding carbohydrate ABC transporter permease — protein sequence MTDLLVPQDDRRALRKLAADATPEGHRPDTVTPLRRVGRIAGYIALIIAAAALLLPFFWMIMSSLKTANEVFSVPIQWIPEVFIWQNYVDIWSQSGMLTWIRNTLVLAVVVTFLQVLTGSFAAYGFARIRFPGRDVLFLAYIGTIAVPWQSYMIPQFILLSNVKVSNTLWAIILIQAFGAFGVFLMKQFYETIPEELSEAARLDGLSEYGIWRRIMLPLSVPALASLTLLTFVNTWNDYLGPLIYLRNPDLWTIQLGLKSFVSNLYDTNYALLFAGLVISVVPIALIFLLGQKYFVEGIATSGMKG from the coding sequence ATGACCGATCTGCTCGTGCCCCAAGACGACCGTCGCGCGCTGCGCAAGCTCGCCGCCGACGCGACCCCCGAGGGCCACCGCCCCGACACCGTCACCCCGCTTCGCCGCGTGGGCCGCATCGCCGGCTACATCGCGCTCATCATCGCCGCCGCAGCGCTGCTGCTGCCGTTCTTCTGGATGATCATGAGCTCGCTGAAGACGGCGAACGAGGTGTTCTCGGTGCCGATCCAGTGGATCCCCGAGGTCTTCATCTGGCAGAACTACGTCGACATCTGGAGCCAGTCCGGGATGCTGACCTGGATCCGCAACACGCTCGTGCTCGCGGTGGTCGTGACCTTCCTGCAGGTGCTCACCGGTTCGTTCGCGGCCTACGGGTTCGCCCGCATCCGCTTCCCCGGTCGCGACGTGCTCTTCCTCGCCTACATCGGCACCATCGCGGTGCCGTGGCAGTCGTACATGATCCCGCAGTTCATCCTGCTCTCGAACGTCAAGGTGTCGAACACGCTGTGGGCGATCATCCTGATCCAGGCCTTCGGCGCGTTCGGGGTGTTCCTCATGAAGCAGTTCTACGAGACCATCCCCGAGGAGCTGTCCGAGGCTGCGCGCCTGGACGGACTGAGCGAGTACGGCATCTGGCGCCGCATCATGCTGCCGCTGTCGGTGCCGGCCCTCGCGAGCCTCACGCTGCTGACGTTCGTCAACACCTGGAACGACTACCTCGGGCCGCTCATCTACCTGCGCAACCCCGACCTGTGGACGATCCAGCTCGGCCTGAAGAGCTTCGTGAGCAACCTGTACGACACGAACTACGCGCTGCTGTTCGCCGGCCTGGTCATCTCGGTGGTCCCGATCGCGCTGATCTTCCTGCTCGGGCAGAAGTACTTCGTCGAGGGCATCGCGACGAGCGGCATGAAGGGCTGA
- a CDS encoding DUF624 domain-containing protein, producing MKRISHNTYATVFGVVYLGLMTNLLLLASCLPFVILLVITDPALSWPLLAVVAPPCAPGITAAFATFRAHGEGDNQVVRTFARNWKRSWRKAMLLGTAATAGLVIVLVDVRFFAPLQAGVAVVPVLAVLTVLLLASALVAFAALAEEPRATFRAIARAALYLSVRRWWLSLVSLAVIALQAGLFVTMPAIAIGLTAAPALYLAWANARYILRPVLGDPEPQTV from the coding sequence GTGAAGCGCATCTCGCACAACACCTACGCGACGGTCTTCGGCGTGGTCTATCTGGGCCTGATGACCAACCTGCTGCTGCTCGCGTCGTGCCTGCCGTTCGTGATCCTGCTGGTCATCACCGATCCGGCGCTGTCGTGGCCGCTGCTCGCCGTGGTCGCCCCTCCGTGCGCACCCGGCATCACGGCGGCGTTCGCGACCTTCCGCGCCCACGGCGAGGGCGACAACCAGGTGGTGCGCACCTTCGCCCGCAACTGGAAGCGCTCGTGGCGCAAGGCGATGCTGCTGGGCACCGCCGCCACGGCGGGGCTCGTCATCGTGCTCGTGGATGTGCGCTTCTTCGCGCCCCTGCAGGCCGGGGTCGCGGTCGTGCCGGTGCTGGCCGTGCTCACGGTGCTGCTGCTCGCCAGCGCACTCGTGGCCTTCGCCGCCCTGGCCGAGGAGCCGCGCGCCACCTTCCGGGCGATCGCCCGCGCGGCGCTGTACCTCAGCGTCCGGCGCTGGTGGCTGAGCCTGGTCTCACTCGCGGTCATCGCGCTGCAGGCCGGACTCTTCGTCACCATGCCGGCGATCGCGATCGGGCTCACCGCCGCACCGGCGCTCTATCTCGCGTGGGCCAACGCCCGCTACATCCTCCGTCCGGTTCTCGGCGACCCCGAGCCCCAGACCGTCTGA
- a CDS encoding glycoside hydrolase family 88 protein: MTSLPGTDLDVSPAATAAIDAAIADALATLRRNIETFGLSYPDDTTDGDRYPIRPAAGGFAAGANRGWTTSFWPGMMWIAWEITGDTFFRDAGLAHAADFARRVREEDDLDTHDLGFLYTLASVAPSRLLGDEDARAAALEAADHLMRRFLEPAGIIQAWGDLSDPAQRGRTIVDSLMNMPLLTWAGEQTGQSRFADAVRRHTTQLRTHILRDDDTTFHTFYWDAETGEPLRGATEQGAFDDSCWARGQAWGVYGFALNHRATGDPALLDASRRCAERFLSHLPSDRVPFWDMVYTDGADAPRDSSSAAIAVSGLFELAGVETDPEAARRYRAAAYEILASLIENYTPETPEASDAVILHSVYDFPKSVGVDEGTLWGDYFYLEALVRAARPDWKPYW, from the coding sequence ATGACATCCCTCCCCGGCACCGACCTCGACGTCTCGCCCGCGGCCACCGCCGCGATCGACGCGGCGATCGCCGACGCCCTGGCGACCCTGCGCCGCAACATCGAGACGTTCGGCCTCAGTTACCCGGACGACACCACCGACGGCGACCGCTATCCGATCCGCCCCGCGGCGGGCGGCTTCGCCGCGGGTGCGAACCGCGGCTGGACCACGAGCTTCTGGCCCGGGATGATGTGGATCGCGTGGGAGATCACCGGCGACACGTTCTTCCGCGACGCCGGCCTCGCCCACGCCGCCGACTTCGCGCGTCGCGTGCGCGAGGAGGACGACCTCGACACCCACGACCTCGGGTTCCTCTACACGCTCGCCTCGGTCGCACCCTCGCGGCTCCTCGGCGACGAGGACGCCCGAGCAGCCGCGCTCGAGGCGGCCGATCACCTCATGCGCCGGTTCCTCGAACCCGCGGGCATCATCCAGGCGTGGGGCGACCTCTCCGACCCGGCCCAGCGCGGGCGCACGATCGTCGACAGCCTCATGAACATGCCGCTGCTGACATGGGCCGGCGAGCAGACGGGGCAGAGCCGCTTCGCCGACGCCGTCCGGCGCCACACCACGCAGCTGCGCACCCACATCCTGCGCGACGACGACACCACCTTCCACACCTTCTACTGGGACGCCGAGACCGGCGAGCCGCTCCGGGGCGCCACCGAGCAGGGCGCCTTCGACGACTCGTGCTGGGCGCGCGGGCAGGCGTGGGGCGTCTACGGCTTCGCGCTCAACCACCGCGCCACGGGAGACCCGGCGCTCCTGGACGCATCGCGTCGCTGCGCCGAGCGGTTCCTCTCTCACCTGCCGAGCGACCGCGTGCCCTTCTGGGACATGGTCTACACCGACGGTGCCGACGCCCCCCGCGACAGCTCGTCGGCGGCGATCGCCGTGTCGGGCCTGTTCGAGCTCGCCGGCGTCGAGACCGACCCCGAGGCCGCGCGTCGCTATCGCGCCGCCGCGTACGAGATCCTCGCCTCGCTCATCGAGAACTACACGCCCGAGACGCCCGAAGCGTCCGACGCGGTGATCCTGCACAGCGTCTACGACTTCCCGAAGTCGGTGGGCGTCGACGAGGGCACCCTGTGGGGCGACTACTTCTACCTCGAGGCCCTCGTGCGCGCCGCGCGCCCCGACTGGAAGCCGTACTGGTGA
- a CDS encoding fumarylacetoacetate hydrolase family protein, translating to MRLVRYRSPLGGDVARSGAVVEVAGVDRVVDLGADTLPELLAAGSAPLHAAIAAGAAAAPLLSDVRLEAPVRPGKILCLGYNYRGHVPDGVDPTADDPDFPDVFVKTPNTLGGPADPVVVPAVADDVDYEGEIAVVIGRRAKDVGIDDALDHVAGFTILNDVSDRSWQRRQSQWAMGKCFDGFAPLGPWLVTPDEAGDPQDMLVEVVRDGVVTVSQSTATTIFSVAFVVSYLSSVMTLEPGDIISTGTPQKLPAAQGSHRPLRPGDAVTVRIERLGELTTTFIGGPA from the coding sequence GTGAGGCTCGTCCGCTATCGGTCCCCGCTCGGCGGGGACGTCGCCCGTTCGGGTGCCGTCGTCGAGGTGGCCGGCGTCGACCGGGTCGTCGACCTCGGCGCCGACACCCTTCCCGAGCTCCTGGCCGCAGGGTCGGCGCCGCTGCACGCCGCGATCGCCGCCGGTGCGGCAGCGGCCCCGCTGCTGTCGGACGTGCGACTCGAGGCGCCGGTGCGCCCGGGCAAGATCCTCTGCCTCGGCTACAACTACCGCGGTCACGTGCCCGACGGCGTCGATCCGACCGCCGACGACCCCGACTTCCCCGACGTGTTCGTGAAGACGCCCAACACCCTGGGCGGCCCGGCCGACCCGGTCGTGGTGCCCGCCGTGGCCGACGACGTCGACTACGAGGGCGAGATCGCCGTGGTCATCGGACGCCGAGCGAAGGACGTCGGCATCGACGATGCCCTCGACCACGTCGCGGGCTTCACGATCCTCAACGACGTGTCGGACCGCTCCTGGCAGCGCCGGCAGAGCCAGTGGGCGATGGGCAAGTGCTTCGACGGCTTCGCGCCGCTCGGGCCCTGGCTCGTCACCCCCGACGAGGCGGGCGATCCGCAGGACATGCTCGTCGAGGTCGTGCGCGACGGTGTCGTCACCGTCTCGCAGTCGACCGCCACGACGATCTTCTCCGTCGCCTTCGTCGTGTCGTACCTCTCGAGCGTCATGACCCTCGAGCCCGGCGACATCATCTCCACCGGCACCCCCCAGAAGCTCCCTGCCGCGCAGGGATCGCATCGACCGCTCCGCCCGGGCGACGCGGTCACCGTGCGCATCGAGCGGCTGGGCGAGCTCACCACCACCTTCATCGGAGGCCCCGCATGA
- the kduD gene encoding 2-dehydro-3-deoxy-D-gluconate 5-dehydrogenase KduD: protein MILDSFRLDDRVALVTGSTRGLGQGAAIALAEAGADVALLDRGDATETAERIEALGRRAHRIRLDLATATPDQLAAAVDETVAELGRIDILVNNAGMIRRAPAAEHPVADWNEVLAVNLDAVFHLSQAAGRRMIAQGSGRILNVASMLSFQGGILVPGYAASKHAVAGLTKALANEWAASGVTVNAIAPGYMATDNTAPIRADADREASILARIPAARWGTPGDLQGAFVFLASNAAAYVTGAIVPVDGGWLVR, encoded by the coding sequence ATGATCCTCGACTCCTTCCGCCTCGACGACCGCGTCGCGCTCGTGACCGGCTCCACCCGCGGCCTCGGCCAGGGCGCGGCCATCGCGCTCGCCGAGGCGGGCGCCGACGTCGCGCTGCTCGATCGCGGTGACGCCACAGAGACCGCGGAGCGGATCGAGGCGCTCGGCCGCCGCGCGCATCGCATCCGGCTCGACCTGGCCACCGCCACGCCGGATCAGCTCGCCGCTGCCGTCGACGAGACCGTCGCCGAGCTCGGTCGCATCGACATCCTGGTCAACAACGCCGGCATGATCCGCCGCGCCCCCGCCGCCGAGCACCCCGTCGCCGACTGGAACGAGGTGCTCGCGGTCAACCTCGACGCCGTGTTCCACCTCTCGCAGGCCGCCGGGCGGCGCATGATCGCGCAGGGATCGGGCCGCATCCTCAACGTCGCCTCGATGCTCTCCTTCCAGGGCGGCATCCTCGTTCCCGGCTACGCCGCCTCCAAGCACGCCGTGGCCGGGCTCACCAAGGCGCTGGCCAACGAATGGGCGGCGTCGGGCGTGACCGTCAACGCCATCGCCCCCGGCTACATGGCCACCGACAACACCGCGCCCATCCGCGCCGACGCCGACCGCGAGGCATCCATCCTCGCCCGCATCCCCGCGGCCCGCTGGGGCACTCCCGGCGACCTGCAGGGAGCCTTCGTCTTCCTCGCCTCGAATGCCGCCGCCTACGTCACCGGGGCCATCGTGCCGGTGGACGGCGGCTGGCTCGTCCGCTGA
- the kduI gene encoding 5-dehydro-4-deoxy-D-glucuronate isomerase has protein sequence MQQRYATNPAQIPGMTTADLREQYLVPEVFLPGEITVVYTHHDRIVLGGAVPAGRDLVLPGYPEIRSDYFLQHREVGIINVGGTGTVTADGEVYTLVTGACLYLGRGIRDVVFADAAEGAEAGAQFYLFSAPAHTTYPAALVSPGEGTVRELGDQATSNRRTLNQYIHENGVKSCQIVMGVTSLHEGSMWNTMPAHTHDRRTECYLYFDVPEDARVIHLLGEREETRHLVVADRQAIISPSWSLHSGVGTAAYSFIWAMAGENQTFDDMDAAPVTTLK, from the coding sequence ATGCAGCAGCGCTACGCGACCAACCCCGCACAGATCCCCGGCATGACCACCGCCGACCTGCGCGAGCAGTACCTCGTCCCCGAGGTGTTCCTGCCCGGCGAGATCACGGTCGTCTACACCCACCACGACCGCATCGTCCTGGGCGGCGCCGTGCCCGCCGGGCGCGACCTCGTGCTGCCGGGATACCCGGAGATCCGCAGCGACTACTTCCTCCAGCACCGTGAGGTCGGCATCATCAACGTCGGCGGCACCGGGACGGTCACCGCCGACGGCGAGGTCTACACGCTGGTCACGGGCGCCTGCCTGTATCTCGGGCGCGGCATCCGCGACGTCGTCTTCGCCGACGCGGCCGAGGGCGCCGAGGCGGGGGCGCAGTTCTACCTGTTCTCCGCTCCGGCGCACACGACCTACCCGGCCGCGCTCGTCTCGCCCGGCGAGGGCACGGTGCGCGAGCTCGGCGACCAGGCCACGAGCAACCGCCGCACGCTCAACCAGTACATCCACGAGAACGGCGTGAAGAGCTGCCAGATCGTCATGGGGGTGACGAGCCTGCACGAGGGCTCGATGTGGAACACCATGCCCGCGCACACGCACGACCGCCGCACCGAGTGCTACCTGTACTTCGACGTCCCCGAGGACGCCCGCGTCATCCACCTGCTCGGTGAGCGCGAGGAGACCCGTCACCTCGTCGTCGCCGATCGGCAGGCCATCATCTCGCCCAGCTGGTCGCTGCACTCGGGCGTGGGAACCGCCGCCTACTCGTTCATCTGGGCCATGGCGGGCGAGAACCAGACGTTCGACGACATGGATGCCGCGCCCGTCACGACCCTGAAGTGA
- a CDS encoding sugar kinase — translation MTGSVNRMLLAIGETMAMVAPIAAEPVEQAELFRVDAGGAESNVAAHVAALGQPAAWFSRLGDDALGRRVLGRIRARGVDVSRVVVDGDRPTGLYVKDPGAGVAYYRAGSAAAHLTIADADELSWDGVAVLHVSGITAALGGTAPAFLDRVVDRARAAGVLVSVDVNHRAPLWRADAASEPLLALARRADIVFVGRDEAETLWDAATADAARALLVAVPQLVVKDGAVGATLFAGDERVFEPALVVDVVEPVGAGDAFAGGYLAALLAGAPASDRLRSGHARAALTMATTGDFPDGAVVASTPFSERTPS, via the coding sequence GTGACCGGATCGGTGAACCGGATGCTGCTGGCGATCGGCGAGACCATGGCGATGGTCGCGCCGATCGCCGCGGAGCCGGTCGAGCAGGCCGAGCTCTTCCGCGTCGACGCCGGGGGAGCGGAGTCCAACGTCGCTGCCCACGTCGCCGCCCTCGGGCAGCCCGCGGCGTGGTTCTCGCGGCTCGGCGACGACGCCCTCGGGCGTCGCGTGCTCGGCCGCATCCGCGCGCGCGGGGTCGACGTCTCGCGCGTCGTGGTCGACGGAGACCGTCCGACGGGCCTGTACGTGAAGGACCCGGGCGCCGGTGTCGCGTACTACCGCGCCGGATCGGCCGCGGCGCACCTGACGATCGCCGACGCCGACGAGCTGTCGTGGGACGGGGTGGCCGTGCTCCACGTCTCGGGCATCACCGCGGCGCTCGGCGGCACCGCCCCGGCATTCCTCGACCGCGTCGTGGACCGGGCGCGGGCGGCCGGGGTGCTGGTGAGCGTCGATGTGAACCACCGCGCGCCGCTGTGGCGCGCGGACGCGGCTTCCGAGCCCCTCCTCGCGCTCGCGCGCCGCGCCGACATCGTCTTCGTCGGCCGCGACGAGGCCGAGACGCTCTGGGACGCCGCGACGGCCGACGCCGCGCGGGCACTGCTCGTGGCGGTGCCGCAGCTGGTGGTCAAGGACGGTGCGGTCGGTGCGACGCTCTTCGCGGGTGACGAGCGGGTGTTCGAACCCGCCCTCGTGGTCGACGTGGTCGAGCCGGTCGGCGCGGGAGACGCGTTCGCCGGCGGCTATCTCGCGGCGCTCCTCGCCGGAGCGCCGGCATCCGATCGGCTCCGTTCGGGCCACGCCCGCGCCGCGCTGACGATGGCGACGACCGGAGACTTCCCCGACGGCGCCGTCGTCGCCTCCACCCCGTTCTCCGAAAGGACCCCGTCATGA
- a CDS encoding bifunctional 4-hydroxy-2-oxoglutarate aldolase/2-dehydro-3-deoxy-phosphogluconate aldolase encodes MTIASTDPTAALDDIFAGAPLMAILRGMGLDRSVRLATAAWDLGIDSVEVPLQTAEDERALREVVRLGAVRGKAVGAGTILTIAQVDQAVAAGAAYLVSPGLDPEVVRAAQERGIPVLPGVSTPSEVQQAVGLGLTWLKAFPAQWLGADWFTHIRGPFPGVRFVATGGMDATNAGAFLDAGVRVVAVGSALEDESQLPRLAALLSR; translated from the coding sequence ATGACCATCGCCTCCACCGACCCGACCGCCGCCCTCGACGACATCTTCGCCGGGGCGCCGCTCATGGCGATCCTGCGGGGGATGGGGCTCGACCGGTCTGTGCGCCTCGCGACGGCGGCCTGGGACCTCGGCATCGACTCGGTGGAGGTGCCGCTGCAGACGGCGGAGGACGAGCGGGCGCTGCGCGAAGTGGTGCGGCTCGGCGCCGTGCGCGGCAAAGCGGTCGGCGCCGGCACGATCCTCACCATCGCCCAGGTCGACCAGGCCGTGGCGGCCGGTGCCGCCTATCTGGTCTCGCCGGGGCTCGACCCCGAGGTGGTGCGGGCAGCGCAAGAGCGCGGCATCCCGGTCCTGCCCGGCGTCTCGACGCCGAGCGAGGTGCAGCAGGCGGTGGGCCTCGGCCTGACGTGGCTGAAGGCGTTCCCCGCGCAGTGGCTCGGCGCCGACTGGTTCACGCACATCCGCGGCCCGTTCCCGGGCGTGCGGTTCGTGGCCACCGGGGGCATGGACGCCACGAACGCCGGGGCCTTCCTCGATGCCGGCGTGCGCGTGGTGGCCGTCGGCTCGGCCCTCGAGGACGAGTCGCAGCTGCCCCGCCTCGCCGCCCTGCTCTCCCGCTGA
- a CDS encoding NADP-dependent oxidoreductase — MKAVQFSQTGGPDVLEVVDIDRPEPAAGQVRIRVVASAYNAADGGMRGGFLPIPIELPHVPGYDVSGSIDAVGPDVTDLAVGDAVIAFLPMERDGGAAEFVLAPAEAVVAAPTSVPLADAAALPSVALTAWQALFDDGRLESGQRALIVGAGGVVGKYAVQLARRAGIHVTATASPRSIDGVRAAGADRIVDHTTSDVLASLDGKVDVLLNFAPIDPDLFESYVAAVADGGAVVSTTAFMATPGDEERSVRAATVFVRRDRERLAELVGLVDEGALTVEVTRRIPLDELPALHAEAAESGIAGKVIVLP, encoded by the coding sequence ATGAAGGCAGTGCAGTTCTCCCAGACCGGCGGTCCCGACGTCCTCGAGGTCGTCGACATCGACCGCCCCGAGCCGGCAGCCGGGCAGGTGCGCATCCGGGTCGTCGCGTCGGCGTACAACGCCGCTGACGGCGGAATGCGCGGGGGCTTCCTCCCCATCCCGATCGAGCTGCCCCACGTGCCCGGGTACGACGTCTCGGGCTCCATCGACGCCGTCGGCCCGGACGTGACCGACCTCGCCGTGGGCGACGCGGTGATCGCCTTCCTCCCCATGGAGCGCGACGGCGGTGCCGCGGAGTTCGTGCTCGCACCCGCCGAAGCCGTGGTCGCCGCGCCGACGAGCGTGCCACTCGCGGACGCCGCCGCGCTGCCCTCCGTCGCGCTGACCGCCTGGCAGGCCCTCTTCGACGACGGTCGTCTCGAGTCGGGCCAGCGGGCGCTGATCGTGGGCGCGGGCGGCGTCGTGGGCAAATACGCCGTCCAGCTCGCCCGGCGTGCCGGCATCCACGTCACCGCCACCGCGAGTCCCCGCAGCATCGACGGCGTCCGCGCCGCCGGCGCAGACCGGATCGTCGACCACACCACGAGTGACGTGCTCGCCTCGCTCGACGGGAAGGTCGACGTGCTGCTGAACTTCGCGCCGATCGACCCCGATCTGTTCGAGAGCTACGTCGCAGCCGTCGCCGACGGCGGCGCCGTCGTCAGCACGACGGCCTTCATGGCCACGCCCGGCGACGAGGAACGGAGCGTCCGCGCTGCGACGGTGTTCGTCCGCCGCGACCGCGAACGCCTCGCCGAGCTGGTCGGGCTCGTGGACGAGGGCGCGCTGACCGTCGAGGTCACACGTCGCATCCCCCTCGACGAGCTGCCTGCGCTGCACGCGGAGGCCGCCGAGAGCGGCATCGCGGGCAAGGTCATCGTCCTCCCCTGA
- a CDS encoding MarR family winged helix-turn-helix transcriptional regulator, with the protein MTNAPRSLTSTQLEAYLAFTEVGSLLRPAVETQLKDAGGLSYVQFQLLARLNDAPDGTLRMTDLADGVVYSRSGLTYQATLLEQRGYVTRSPSPDDERSTVVALTSAGRDVLTAVFPGHIETVHRLLFAPLSDTDAADLARILGSVTGHLRSAPPRSASRRRPS; encoded by the coding sequence ATGACGAACGCGCCACGCTCCCTGACGTCGACGCAGCTCGAGGCCTACCTCGCCTTCACAGAGGTGGGCAGCCTGCTGCGCCCGGCCGTCGAGACGCAGCTGAAGGATGCCGGCGGCTTGAGTTACGTGCAGTTTCAGCTGCTGGCGCGCTTGAACGACGCCCCGGATGGCACCCTGCGCATGACCGACCTCGCGGACGGGGTGGTGTACAGCCGCAGCGGCCTGACCTACCAGGCCACGCTGCTCGAACAGCGCGGATACGTCACTCGATCACCGTCGCCCGACGACGAGCGGAGCACGGTGGTCGCCCTGACGAGCGCTGGGCGCGACGTGCTGACCGCGGTGTTCCCGGGGCACATCGAGACCGTGCACCGCCTGCTCTTCGCGCCGCTGTCCGACACGGATGCCGCCGACCTCGCGCGCATCCTCGGCAGCGTGACTGGGCACCTGCGCTCGGCGCCGCCGCGTTCGGCATCCCGGCGCCGTCCGTCCTGA